One segment of Saprospiraceae bacterium DNA contains the following:
- a CDS encoding class I SAM-dependent methyltransferase → MNIEQKLEPFANRLAKMHKHLGKWARRQGITCYRVYDNDIPGTPLAIDIYENIVHVAEYARDHGMEPTEHAAWLDGCLRVVSEVLGVSSELIYLKFRQRQKGLRQYERFSRVGSEYIVRENGLRFLIKPADYLDVGLFLDHRNTRLMVQQEAAGKRVLNLFAYTGSFTVYAAAGGASETLTIDMSNTYLEWADRNLSLNNFSDKKHRLLQADVLAWLEQPPGELFDLIIVDPPTFSNSKRMDDTLDIQRDHVMLLNRTLRFCAPGGTVYFSTNYRRFKIWEEEIRASAIKDISKQTVPEDFRNKKIHQSFKILK, encoded by the coding sequence ATGAACATCGAACAAAAACTTGAACCCTTTGCTAATCGTCTCGCCAAAATGCACAAGCACCTTGGCAAATGGGCGCGGCGACAAGGCATCACCTGTTATAGAGTTTATGACAACGACATTCCTGGCACACCGCTGGCGATTGATATTTACGAAAATATCGTGCATGTGGCGGAGTATGCCCGCGACCACGGCATGGAGCCTACTGAACACGCCGCTTGGCTCGATGGCTGCTTGAGAGTGGTCAGCGAGGTGCTTGGCGTCTCATCCGAATTGATTTATCTGAAATTTCGCCAGCGGCAAAAAGGGCTTCGCCAATACGAACGGTTTTCGCGTGTTGGCTCCGAGTATATCGTCCGCGAAAACGGACTTCGTTTTTTGATAAAACCCGCGGACTACCTTGATGTCGGGCTTTTTCTCGACCATCGCAACACCCGCCTTATGGTGCAACAAGAGGCCGCTGGGAAACGGGTGCTGAATCTTTTTGCTTACACTGGTTCGTTCACCGTGTATGCGGCGGCGGGTGGTGCGTCAGAGACGTTGACCATAGACATGAGCAACACTTACCTTGAATGGGCGGACCGCAATTTGTCGCTCAACAATTTTTCGGACAAGAAACACCGCTTGCTACAAGCCGACGTGTTGGCTTGGCTCGAACAGCCGCCCGGCGAACTGTTCGACCTCATCATTGTCGACCCTCCCACTTTCTCGAACAGCAAACGCATGGACGACACGCTCGACATCCAACGAGACCATGTGATGTTGCTCAACCGAACGCTCCGTTTTTGTGCGCCGGGAGGGACGGTGTATTTTTCCACCAACTACCGCCGTTTCAAGATTTGGGAGGAAGAAATTCGCGCTTCGGCAATAAAGGACATTTCCAAACAAACGGTGCCGGAGGATTTTAGGAACAAGAAGATTCATCAAAGTTTCAAGATTCTGAAATGA
- a CDS encoding MOSC domain-containing protein, which yields MKRLSEIWIYPIKSLGGISLPTAKVQPRGLQYDRRWMLVDGAGRFVSQRELPHMALLGTSIEPPHLCVFVRENPLEKINVPLEVPINEPEKMRVEVWGDKCWANMLPQEINNWFSEKLKQNLRLVFMPDTTRRWADGRYAPKGQHVSFADGFPFLVIGQSSLDDLNRRLAQPLPMNRFRPNFVFTGGEPFEEDAWADFTIRDVPFRGVKPCGRCVITTTDQTTGIRAAEPLKTLSTFRKVGNKILFGQNAVWVGEGDAWVRVGDALHC from the coding sequence ATGAAAAGGCTTTCCGAAATCTGGATTTACCCCATCAAATCTTTGGGAGGCATCTCCCTGCCAACGGCCAAAGTGCAGCCTCGCGGCCTACAATACGACCGCCGATGGATGCTGGTGGACGGAGCAGGGCGATTTGTCAGCCAGCGCGAGCTCCCCCATATGGCGCTGCTCGGCACTTCCATCGAACCACCGCACTTATGTGTCTTTGTCAGAGAGAATCCCCTTGAAAAAATCAATGTGCCATTAGAGGTTCCGATAAATGAACCGGAAAAAATGCGGGTCGAAGTGTGGGGCGACAAGTGTTGGGCCAATATGTTGCCGCAAGAGATAAATAATTGGTTTTCAGAAAAATTGAAACAAAACCTCCGGTTGGTTTTTATGCCCGACACCACCCGTCGTTGGGCCGACGGGCGTTACGCCCCCAAAGGCCAACACGTCAGTTTTGCCGATGGGTTTCCCTTTTTAGTGATAGGCCAATCCTCGCTCGACGACCTCAACCGCCGCCTTGCGCAGCCGCTGCCGATGAATCGTTTCAGGCCCAATTTTGTCTTCACGGGTGGCGAGCCTTTTGAGGAAGATGCCTGGGCTGATTTCACCATCAGAGATGTGCCTTTCAGGGGCGTAAAACCATGCGGGCGATGTGTCATCACCACAACCGACCAAACGACAGGCATCCGAGCTGCGGAGCCATTGAAGACCTTGTCCACTTTTCGCAAGGTAGGCAACAAAATTTTGTTTGGTCAAAATGCAGTGTGGGTAGGGGAGGGGGACGCATGGGTGCGGGTAGGCGACGCGCTACATTGTTGA
- a CDS encoding glycosyltransferase yields MNKQPATSNEQPATSNEQRATSNQQRTTSNEQPATSNEQPATSNEQPATSNEQPATSNEQPATSNEQPATSNEQPATSNEQPATSNEQPITFSVITVVYNGEADLPGTMESVRRQTYPHIEYIFVDGASKDNSLKVIQEFAETMPNVHWMSEPDKGLYDAMNKGMRVATGDFVWCLNCGDHIHAPDVLEKMAALVTPQTDVLYGETMLVDASRRPVGTMSELSTRKLPAQLRWRDFLGGMLVVHQSFIPRRSIAPPLIENNLCADYDWCIKILKKSRENLYTGFITTDYLMGGISKQRHRQSLRDRFIVMRSHFGLPLTLLAHGWIVFRAIVHRVRRIGKARY; encoded by the coding sequence TTGAACAAGCAACCAGCAACCAGCAACGAGCAACCAGCAACGAGCAACGAACAACGAGCAACGAGCAACCAGCAACGAACAACCAGCAACGAGCAACCAGCAACGAGCAACGAACAACCAGCAACCAGCAACGAACAACCAGCAACGAGCAACGAACAACCAGCAACGAGCAACGAACAACCAGCAACCAGCAACGAACAACCAGCAACCAGCAACGAACAACCAGCAACGAGCAACGAACAACCAGCAACCAGCAACGAACAACCAATAACCTTCTCCGTCATCACCGTCGTTTACAACGGCGAGGCCGACCTGCCCGGCACGATGGAAAGTGTGCGACGGCAGACGTATCCGCATATCGAATACATCTTCGTGGACGGTGCTTCCAAAGACAACTCATTGAAAGTCATACAGGAATTCGCCGAAACGATGCCCAACGTGCATTGGATGTCAGAGCCAGACAAGGGGCTGTATGATGCCATGAACAAAGGAATGCGTGTGGCTACGGGCGATTTCGTGTGGTGTCTCAATTGTGGCGACCACATCCATGCGCCAGATGTGCTGGAAAAAATGGCGGCGCTCGTCACTCCCCAAACCGATGTGCTCTACGGCGAAACCATGCTCGTGGACGCATCGCGCCGACCGGTTGGCACCATGAGCGAGCTCAGTACCCGCAAACTTCCCGCGCAGCTCCGTTGGCGCGACTTTCTCGGCGGAATGTTGGTGGTGCACCAATCCTTCATACCGCGTCGCTCCATAGCACCGCCCCTTATTGAAAACAACCTCTGCGCCGACTATGATTGGTGCATCAAAATCTTGAAAAAGAGTCGTGAAAACCTCTACACGGGTTTCATCACCACCGACTACCTGATGGGAGGCATTTCGAAGCAGCGCCACCGACAAAGCCTCCGCGACCGGTTTATCGTGATGCGCTCGCATTTTGGCCTGCCGTTGACCCTACTGGCGCACGGGTGGATAGTGTTTCGAGCTATCGTGCACAGGGTGAGAAGAATCGGCAAAGCACGGTATTGA
- a CDS encoding alpha-L-fucosidase, with translation MLRSFFTLLFFVPLALFLAAQAPVYTPDWSSLDSRPTPEWWLDAKFGIFIHWGVYSVPAYTTLGNYAEWYQNSLEKNLHDGKIRDFHQKNFGSRTYYDLADDFHASLWEPDEWARLFEKAGARYVVLTSKHHDGYCLWPNEQASATWGFPWSSDVRGPKRDLVGDLFSALRKTSVKPGFYFSLYEWFNPLWKSDQARYAREHAMPQLYELVNKYQPWVVWSDGDWDATPDVWQSPQFLAWLYTNSPVRDRVVANDRWGSGVRFHHGGIYTPEYQPDLDFEDHAWEESRGMGFSYGYNRAENAWDYNSTQSLVLHLVDKASRGGNFLLDIGPDGHGMIPPIMQERLLDIGQWLSINGEAIYGTRRWRTPCQWSEGRRDWKAELVDGWKTSGDALLKQTIDPAPGFAVKEVFFTYNPKSNALYAVLPKYPDDKKLVLKDLQLPAGTEVTFLATKEKLRWENSPGKTTVFLPEYNPNKIKSPHAFAVKIANFGAFVPKPQITVNYDPSTMAPTVQIGSSATGVTIRYTTDGSDPKPSSAAFEKPFSPTKECVVRAKAYKTGLLESNDASAEVLLYAQKPSVQFVMAPQPGLSMALMTTREKYTSENVQNGFVETSGVAPDFSLHPLCVSSKCGMVWNGYINIPETGGYQFWTESDDGSVLYIDNEIVVDNDGDHGMEEKTGLVNLQKGWHKFKLIYYNVGGGYGLKVRYAPLGKERQEIPGSMLGH, from the coding sequence ATGCTTCGCTCATTTTTTACGCTGCTATTCTTCGTCCCCCTCGCTCTCTTTCTCGCCGCACAAGCCCCTGTGTACACGCCGGATTGGTCGTCGCTCGACAGTCGCCCCACGCCAGAGTGGTGGCTTGATGCCAAATTTGGCATCTTTATACACTGGGGAGTGTATTCCGTGCCAGCCTACACGACGTTGGGCAACTATGCCGAGTGGTATCAAAACTCATTGGAAAAAAATTTGCACGACGGCAAAATCCGCGATTTCCACCAAAAGAACTTTGGCTCACGCACCTACTATGACCTTGCCGACGATTTCCACGCCAGCCTTTGGGAGCCTGACGAATGGGCACGGTTGTTTGAGAAAGCAGGCGCCCGGTATGTCGTGCTGACTTCAAAACATCACGATGGCTACTGCCTTTGGCCCAACGAACAAGCTTCCGCCACATGGGGCTTTCCGTGGAGCAGCGATGTGCGAGGCCCCAAGCGCGACCTTGTGGGCGACTTGTTCTCCGCGCTGCGCAAAACGAGCGTGAAGCCCGGCTTTTATTTTTCACTATACGAGTGGTTCAATCCCCTCTGGAAATCCGACCAAGCGCGATACGCCCGCGAACACGCCATGCCGCAGCTTTATGAATTGGTGAACAAATATCAACCCTGGGTGGTGTGGTCGGATGGTGATTGGGATGCCACGCCCGATGTATGGCAATCGCCGCAGTTTCTCGCATGGCTCTATACCAACAGCCCTGTGCGCGACCGTGTGGTGGCCAACGACCGCTGGGGAAGTGGTGTCAGATTTCATCATGGCGGCATTTACACTCCCGAATACCAGCCAGATTTGGACTTTGAAGACCATGCGTGGGAGGAAAGCCGAGGCATGGGATTTTCGTATGGGTACAACCGCGCAGAGAACGCATGGGACTACAATTCGACGCAATCGCTCGTGCTGCACCTCGTGGACAAAGCCTCACGGGGCGGCAATTTCTTGCTCGATATCGGACCGGATGGGCATGGCATGATTCCGCCTATCATGCAAGAACGATTGCTTGATATCGGCCAATGGCTCAGCATCAATGGCGAAGCCATTTACGGGACGCGCCGCTGGCGCACTCCTTGCCAGTGGAGCGAGGGGCGCCGCGACTGGAAAGCCGAACTTGTGGACGGCTGGAAGACCTCTGGCGATGCGCTACTTAAGCAAACTATTGACCCCGCTCCCGGTTTCGCAGTGAAAGAGGTCTTTTTTACCTACAACCCAAAATCGAATGCGCTCTATGCCGTTTTGCCAAAATATCCCGACGACAAAAAGTTGGTTTTGAAAGACTTGCAGTTGCCAGCAGGAACAGAAGTGACTTTTCTGGCAACCAAGGAAAAACTGCGTTGGGAAAACTCGCCCGGCAAGACGACTGTTTTTTTGCCAGAATACAATCCCAACAAAATCAAATCGCCCCACGCCTTCGCGGTCAAAATCGCCAACTTTGGCGCTTTCGTGCCAAAACCACAAATCACCGTAAACTATGACCCTTCAACGATGGCTCCTACCGTGCAAATCGGTTCCTCCGCGACCGGTGTCACTATTCGCTACACAACCGACGGCTCCGACCCCAAGCCCAGCTCGGCTGCTTTTGAAAAACCTTTCTCACCAACCAAAGAGTGCGTGGTGCGGGCCAAGGCTTACAAAACAGGATTGCTCGAGAGCAACGATGCCTCAGCGGAAGTGCTGCTTTATGCTCAAAAGCCAAGTGTACAGTTTGTGATGGCTCCCCAACCCGGACTGAGCATGGCACTGATGACTACCCGCGAAAAATATACTTCCGAAAATGTGCAAAATGGTTTTGTGGAAACGAGCGGAGTCGCCCCTGATTTCTCGCTGCACCCATTGTGCGTCTCTTCAAAATGCGGTATGGTCTGGAATGGCTACATCAATATCCCCGAGACGGGTGGATACCAATTCTGGACAGAATCAGACGACGGAAGCGTGCTGTATATTGACAATGAGATTGTGGTGGATAACGATGGAGACCATGGCATGGAAGAAAAGACAGGGTTGGTCAACCTCCAGAAAGGATGGCATAAGTTCAAGCTCATCTATTACAATGTGGGGGGAGGATACGGCCTCAAAGTTCGATACGCACCGTTAGGAAAGGAGCGGCAAGAGATTCCGGGGAGTATGCTGGGGCATTGA
- a CDS encoding carboxypeptidase regulatory-like domain-containing protein has translation MSTIFRAGWLAFALVCAANVILAQASISEDLQRANKQFDLQAYNLALKTYKQVLDKDANNGQALARIAECYVQLNQPEASLDWYRRAVEQREPNSDVQLRYGRALMMRGDYDNAKRQFLEYAALNDNANEVGRHFANMCDFAIRTAKKTPDYIARNEAINTSSSDFGPSFYNNRVVYSSSRTDIVRKTQSKPSSDWTGGSANQLFVTQRNPENGSLQKPDFFRNDLQNSYNESPVSFSTDGKKVAFCRNTFVNGARQLAEKGSNMSLYIADVVNGEWVNVKPFPYNGTDFSTGFPCLIGTGNSLLFASNNPATTTGGKGWDIYLSQFVNGEWSTPRNLGAPVNTPGNEVTPYYDGTDLYFSSDWHNGLGGLDVFRAEVAKESVKNVYHLGPGINSSYDDYGFIYNSQNKVGYLTSTRPGGRGNEDIWQITYNGSGIAAASTNTPASANSLSDVLSGRASRTTAPTPQTYNALSGQPDASATSIQSYYLLVTDAFGKPLPGVDVDMLECGGDKGQTDSEGKFYFSPSAQAPNCFFDLSKNGYEGSRVEVREYGKHNLTVSLSNDKRQEFSGVVLDARTRQPLSSVTVDFVDKGKTIRTQTDQNGGYTLDLVPGVTYNIEYSRYGYKSAKMQMRPTVSPLGNRLTEVTLATETSGATAANSTVTPPPTSASTPTQFTNPAAQSTPTQFSNPAAGNQPAPTPVQHSTTTSRTTNPAAAPTSQPAPTTLLTAKQGQPETPSQTQQEFNGYSVQLSATPANTTETDSRKYETLSKHGNVYTKLEDGKNKVRLGIFPTKEEAQKVLKDVNNNPQFKGAFIVAERGADKSLILGKQQSTTASPVQYSTPTASAARGITPANTTSAAAAKASVCYAIQLEPAASGKSIAVKNYSSVTDLGNVYGKMDNGVVRMRLGVWSDYDDAEEALDKVKQKGFKDALIVTEKSTDESIQEYHIKKAAPGATTNVAPVQHTTASKPKANDGSKYYVRLCALSDPSKFDAKKLEGSGVNGSVEKWPVGNSGLTAIVLAGYSNLEAAERDKDKVRTNGFPEAYVVRELNGTVTRIK, from the coding sequence ATGAGCACTATTTTTCGCGCAGGGTGGTTGGCCTTCGCGCTTGTGTGCGCGGCCAACGTGATTTTGGCCCAAGCCTCTATTTCCGAAGACCTTCAACGCGCCAACAAGCAATTCGACCTCCAAGCCTACAATCTCGCGCTCAAAACCTACAAGCAAGTGCTGGACAAAGATGCCAACAACGGCCAAGCACTTGCACGCATTGCCGAATGTTATGTTCAACTGAACCAACCGGAAGCCTCACTCGACTGGTATCGCCGGGCGGTAGAGCAACGCGAGCCAAACTCCGATGTTCAGTTGCGCTATGGTAGGGCTTTGATGATGCGTGGCGACTACGACAACGCCAAGCGCCAATTTTTAGAGTACGCTGCTCTCAATGACAATGCAAACGAAGTGGGTCGCCACTTCGCCAATATGTGCGATTTTGCCATCAGAACAGCTAAAAAAACGCCCGACTACATCGCTCGCAACGAGGCCATCAACACTTCGTCCTCCGATTTTGGCCCGTCGTTCTATAACAATCGCGTGGTGTATAGCTCCTCCCGGACGGATATCGTTCGCAAAACGCAATCAAAACCTTCCTCCGACTGGACTGGAGGCTCGGCCAACCAGTTGTTTGTGACACAGCGCAATCCCGAAAACGGCTCCTTGCAAAAACCTGATTTTTTTCGCAACGACTTGCAAAACAGTTACAACGAAAGCCCAGTGAGTTTTTCCACTGATGGCAAAAAGGTGGCGTTTTGCAGAAATACATTTGTCAACGGTGCGCGTCAACTCGCCGAAAAAGGCTCGAACATGAGCCTTTACATCGCCGACGTGGTCAATGGAGAGTGGGTCAACGTCAAGCCGTTCCCATACAACGGCACTGATTTTTCCACTGGCTTTCCTTGTTTGATTGGCACCGGAAACTCCCTGTTGTTTGCATCGAACAACCCCGCCACCACCACTGGTGGAAAAGGATGGGATATTTACCTTTCTCAATTCGTCAATGGCGAATGGAGTACCCCTCGCAACTTGGGAGCGCCCGTGAACACTCCCGGCAATGAAGTGACACCTTATTATGACGGAACGGATTTGTATTTCTCCTCCGATTGGCACAATGGATTGGGCGGGCTTGATGTGTTCCGCGCCGAAGTAGCCAAAGAAAGCGTCAAAAACGTTTATCATCTCGGGCCGGGCATCAACTCCTCTTACGACGACTATGGCTTTATCTACAATAGCCAAAACAAGGTGGGCTACCTGACCAGCACGCGCCCCGGCGGGCGCGGCAATGAAGATATATGGCAAATAACCTACAATGGCAGCGGCATCGCAGCGGCTTCGACCAACACGCCAGCTTCTGCTAACTCGTTGTCTGATGTGCTCTCTGGCCGAGCTTCGAGAACTACCGCGCCAACCCCACAGACATACAATGCGTTGTCTGGTCAGCCTGATGCCTCCGCCACCTCTATCCAAAGCTATTACTTGCTCGTGACCGATGCTTTTGGAAAACCACTTCCCGGCGTTGACGTGGATATGCTGGAATGTGGAGGCGACAAGGGCCAGACGGATTCAGAGGGCAAATTCTATTTTTCACCCTCTGCCCAAGCGCCCAACTGCTTTTTTGACTTGAGCAAGAATGGTTACGAAGGCTCTCGAGTGGAGGTGCGGGAATACGGAAAGCACAATCTCACCGTCTCCCTTTCCAACGACAAGCGCCAAGAATTTAGCGGTGTTGTGTTGGATGCTCGCACGAGGCAGCCATTGAGTAGCGTCACCGTTGATTTTGTTGACAAAGGCAAAACCATCCGCACACAAACCGACCAAAATGGTGGTTATACACTTGATTTGGTGCCGGGTGTCACATACAACATCGAGTACTCGCGCTATGGCTACAAATCCGCCAAAATGCAGATGCGCCCAACGGTATCGCCATTGGGCAACAGACTTACAGAAGTAACGCTCGCGACGGAAACGAGCGGAGCTACCGCCGCCAACAGCACCGTCACGCCGCCCCCCACCAGCGCTTCCACTCCCACGCAATTCACAAATCCCGCAGCACAGTCCACCCCAACACAATTCAGCAACCCTGCCGCAGGGAACCAACCCGCTCCAACACCCGTGCAACACAGCACGACGACGAGCCGGACAACGAACCCTGCTGCCGCCCCCACCTCACAACCCGCACCTACCACGTTGCTAACGGCCAAACAAGGGCAACCGGAAACGCCTTCTCAAACCCAGCAAGAGTTCAACGGGTATTCTGTGCAACTCTCAGCCACGCCTGCCAACACAACGGAGACCGACTCAAGAAAATACGAGACACTCTCAAAACATGGGAATGTTTACACAAAATTGGAGGACGGCAAGAACAAAGTGCGACTCGGTATTTTCCCGACAAAAGAAGAGGCACAAAAGGTATTGAAGGATGTCAATAACAACCCGCAATTCAAAGGCGCTTTCATCGTGGCTGAGCGCGGAGCTGACAAAAGTCTTATTTTGGGCAAACAGCAGAGCACGACAGCTTCGCCAGTCCAGTATAGCACCCCGACTGCCAGTGCCGCAAGAGGCATTACCCCCGCCAACACTACCAGCGCCGCAGCCGCAAAGGCGTCAGTATGCTATGCCATCCAATTAGAACCAGCTGCCTCAGGCAAGTCAATTGCTGTGAAAAACTACTCAAGTGTGACCGACCTTGGCAATGTGTACGGGAAAATGGACAATGGCGTTGTCAGAATGCGCTTGGGCGTTTGGTCTGACTACGACGACGCGGAGGAGGCACTTGACAAGGTGAAGCAAAAAGGCTTCAAGGATGCCCTCATCGTGACGGAAAAATCAACCGACGAAAGCATCCAAGAATATCACATTAAAAAAGCCGCTCCCGGCGCGACGACCAATGTCGCCCCTGTTCAACATACTACCGCTTCAAAACCGAAGGCCAACGACGGCTCTAAGTACTACGTCCGTCTTTGCGCCTTGTCGGACCCCAGCAAATTCGATGCAAAAAAATTGGAAGGCTCAGGGGTCAACGGTAGCGTGGAAAAGTGGCCGGTTGGCAATAGTGGCCTCACGGCCATCGTGCTCGCGGGATACTCCAACCTCGAAGCTGCCGAGCGCGATAAAGACAAGGTGCGAACCAATGGCTTCCCCGAGGCTTATGTGGTCCGGGAGTTGAACGGAACTGTCACAAGAATCAAGTAA
- a CDS encoding LysE family transporter → MFLFAAGIILSLLGSLPPGIISLSVAQTAIERGFLAAMLLAVGAAGAEFFQAWAAVALTDWFLSEPTAERWFKWAATPVFFSLGVYFLFIAKNPKTRGVAVAVSAAKQLGKGVLLSLFNLLAVPYWFVYVGSLRVSGWWETESLTSTLVFSTGVTVGTTGALALYAWLGQLMVQRSEIAARHANRVIGLIFLGLGTQLLYSLLQP, encoded by the coding sequence ATGTTCTTATTTGCAGCAGGCATTATATTGAGTTTGCTCGGTTCTTTGCCGCCGGGTATCATTAGCCTTTCTGTGGCGCAAACCGCAATAGAACGAGGGTTTCTCGCTGCCATGTTGTTGGCAGTGGGGGCGGCAGGCGCGGAATTTTTTCAGGCGTGGGCAGCGGTGGCGCTAACGGATTGGTTTTTAAGCGAGCCGACGGCTGAGCGGTGGTTCAAATGGGCAGCCACGCCTGTTTTTTTCAGCTTGGGGGTTTACTTTCTTTTTATTGCAAAAAATCCCAAAACACGCGGTGTGGCGGTGGCAGTCTCGGCAGCGAAACAACTGGGAAAGGGTGTTTTATTGAGCCTTTTCAATCTCTTGGCCGTGCCCTATTGGTTCGTTTACGTCGGCTCCTTGAGGGTTTCGGGTTGGTGGGAGACCGAAAGCCTCACGTCAACGCTTGTGTTCTCGACAGGCGTGACGGTGGGCACCACTGGGGCTTTGGCTTTGTATGCTTGGCTGGGGCAGCTCATGGTGCAGCGCTCGGAGATAGCGGCTCGTCATGCAAACAGAGTCATTGGGTTGATTTTTTTGGGCTTAGGGACACAGCTGTTATACTCGCTTTTGCAGCCCTAA
- a CDS encoding T9SS type A sorting domain-containing protein, whose product MKRVRVQPNPASDFLQIENRLFSDLSFKILDAAGSLKMANGTVLGNSVARLDIEFLPAGLYLLIGCDVGGKPLYFKKFVKQ is encoded by the coding sequence TTGAAACGCGTTCGTGTTCAGCCGAATCCCGCCAGCGATTTTCTGCAAATCGAAAACCGCCTCTTTTCGGATTTGAGCTTCAAAATCTTAGATGCTGCGGGCAGTTTGAAAATGGCGAATGGAACGGTGCTTGGGAACAGCGTTGCTCGCCTCGACATCGAGTTTTTGCCCGCCGGGTTGTATTTGCTCATAGGTTGCGATGTCGGCGGCAAGCCCCTGTATTTCAAGAAGTTCGTGAAGCAGTAA
- a CDS encoding tetratricopeptide repeat protein — MAKRKVSPAVEEVTVQEVNANPAQKIWEKYPNLLPYTLGAIAVLIGGWWLYKSMIVAPKQKEAVAAMWHAQQMFERDSFRLALEDPGGGFDGFLTLADKFSGTPAGNSANYYAGICYLQMGDFDNAIKYLKKFDGEGNLLPAMKHGALGDAYSEKEDYGAALKHYQKAVDATDHDLLAGYYLKKLALLNEYQGNKDAALKAFERLRRDYPNQSSSDWRDVEKYIYRLGGK; from the coding sequence ATGGCAAAACGCAAAGTCTCTCCGGCGGTTGAGGAAGTAACGGTGCAAGAAGTGAATGCTAATCCTGCGCAAAAGATTTGGGAAAAATATCCGAACCTGCTACCCTATACATTGGGTGCCATCGCTGTGCTGATTGGCGGCTGGTGGCTCTACAAAAGCATGATAGTGGCTCCCAAGCAAAAAGAAGCGGTGGCTGCCATGTGGCACGCCCAACAGATGTTCGAGCGCGATTCGTTTCGCTTGGCACTCGAAGACCCCGGTGGTGGCTTCGATGGTTTCCTCACCCTTGCCGACAAATTCAGCGGCACTCCCGCCGGCAACTCTGCCAACTACTATGCCGGCATTTGTTACCTTCAAATGGGCGATTTCGACAACGCCATCAAGTATCTCAAGAAGTTCGATGGCGAAGGGAATCTTTTGCCAGCCATGAAGCACGGGGCGCTTGGGGATGCGTATTCCGAAAAAGAGGACTACGGTGCCGCGCTGAAACATTACCAAAAAGCGGTGGATGCCACTGACCATGATTTGTTGGCAGGTTATTATCTGAAAAAACTCGCGCTGCTAAATGAGTATCAAGGCAACAAGGATGCCGCGTTGAAAGCTTTCGAGCGTCTTCGTCGTGACTATCCCAACCAGTCGTCCTCTGATTGGCGCGATGTCGAAAAATACATTTATCGCCTCGGCGGGAAGTAA